The Tenacibaculum jejuense genome includes a window with the following:
- a CDS encoding DUF2911 domain-containing protein yields MKKILLSLFVASLTLSGYAQVKTPQPSPSAKIEQQVGLTDVTVEYSRPGVKGRKVFGNLVPYGKLWRTGANKNTVVTFSDDVTIDGKTLKKGSYAIFSKPNASSWEVMFYSDTNNWGTPRKFDQSKVALTTTAKVEKMPMTVETFTITIDDVKNGSAVLGILWENAYAGIKFNVPTDKAVSASIDKVMAGPGPNDYYAAASYYLDEGKDIAKAQQWIDKAIEMTKDQPRFWYLRKQSLIHAKAGNKKGAIKAAKASLMHAEKAGNADYIKLNKDSLKEWGA; encoded by the coding sequence ATGAAAAAAATACTTTTAAGCTTATTTGTAGCTTCACTAACTTTATCAGGTTATGCACAAGTAAAAACTCCACAACCTAGCCCTTCTGCAAAAATTGAGCAGCAAGTTGGATTAACTGATGTTACTGTAGAATACTCTAGACCAGGAGTTAAAGGAAGAAAAGTTTTTGGAAATTTAGTTCCTTACGGAAAATTATGGAGAACTGGAGCTAACAAAAATACAGTTGTTACATTTAGTGATGATGTTACTATTGATGGTAAAACTCTTAAAAAAGGTTCTTATGCAATTTTTTCTAAGCCAAATGCTTCTTCTTGGGAAGTAATGTTTTACAGCGATACAAATAACTGGGGAACTCCAAGAAAATTTGATCAATCTAAAGTTGCTTTAACTACAACTGCTAAGGTTGAAAAAATGCCAATGACTGTTGAAACATTTACAATCACAATTGATGATGTTAAAAATGGTTCTGCTGTTTTAGGTATTTTATGGGAAAATGCTTATGCTGGAATTAAATTCAATGTTCCTACCGATAAAGCTGTTTCTGCTAGTATCGATAAAGTAATGGCTGGTCCTGGTCCAAACGATTACTATGCTGCTGCATCTTATTATTTAGATGAAGGTAAAGATATCGCAAAAGCGCAACAATGGATTGATAAAGCTATTGAAATGACTAAAGATCAACCACGTTTTTGGTATTTACGTAAGCAATCTTTAATCCATGCTAAAGCAGGAAATAAAAAAGGTGCTATTAAAGCTGCAAAGGCTTCTTTAATGCATGCTGAAAAAGCTGGAAATGCAGATTATATTAAATTAAATAAAGACTCTCTTAAAGAATGGGGAGCTTAA
- a CDS encoding alkaline phosphatase PhoX, with amino-acid sequence MKKLKLSVAALLALSISTTTFYSCEDGMNGVDGKDGIDGVDGQDGQDGEDGQDATAVLTSSKTPNFLKVTSDFVGLKITPILSSEDVIPNTPDFVYGSMADGAGLLKESDGTFTLINNIEADYSIARIKLDKNLKPTAGEYILNAAATAETAQCSGSMINPEEHGFGPLYLSGGEWGGSSKGVFATDPYKSADDAGSGRLLPALGQWSTENAVVIGKDAYPNQTVAFIGDDHSDNDVPSGQLGMYVGNRGDLETGKLYGLKVTTAGIDYEVDMVEGTEYDAEFVELTETEINALDAEAKSKGVMGFSRLEDIDWRRGTAGNQRELYFAVTGRNKSGLMGKGTFLGRIYKVVLNDTDPTGAAKITCVLDGDKVGGKAEGFHSPDNILVTENYAYIQEDPNGYLDTSVNGFAKLYQYNLNTGEIKTVLECDQNRAADMGYGSSTRNWEITGMIDVTDIVSNGKNTFIVITQNHGWEPADGTSFTDPLANPDLGNRKEGSVLHVITGLER; translated from the coding sequence ATGAAAAAACTTAAATTAAGTGTAGCTGCTTTATTAGCATTATCTATTTCTACGACTACATTTTATTCTTGTGAAGATGGAATGAATGGTGTAGACGGAAAAGATGGTATTGATGGAGTAGATGGGCAAGACGGTCAAGATGGGGAAGACGGTCAAGATGCAACTGCTGTATTAACATCTTCTAAAACACCAAACTTTTTAAAAGTAACTAGTGATTTTGTAGGATTAAAAATAACTCCAATTTTATCATCTGAAGATGTAATTCCTAATACACCAGATTTCGTTTACGGATCTATGGCAGATGGTGCTGGATTATTAAAAGAATCTGATGGAACTTTCACATTAATTAATAACATCGAAGCTGATTATTCTATTGCTAGAATTAAATTAGACAAAAACTTAAAACCTACTGCTGGAGAGTATATTTTAAACGCTGCTGCAACTGCAGAAACTGCTCAATGTTCAGGATCTATGATTAATCCAGAAGAGCATGGTTTCGGACCATTGTATTTATCTGGTGGAGAATGGGGAGGTTCTTCTAAAGGAGTTTTCGCTACAGATCCATACAAATCAGCTGATGATGCTGGATCAGGAAGATTATTGCCAGCTTTAGGTCAATGGTCTACAGAAAATGCTGTTGTTATTGGTAAAGATGCTTATCCAAACCAAACAGTTGCTTTTATTGGAGATGATCATTCAGATAACGATGTTCCTTCAGGACAATTAGGAATGTATGTTGGAAATAGAGGTGATTTAGAAACTGGTAAATTATACGGATTAAAAGTTACTACTGCTGGAATCGACTATGAAGTTGATATGGTTGAAGGAACTGAGTATGATGCTGAGTTTGTTGAATTAACTGAAACTGAAATCAATGCTTTAGATGCAGAAGCTAAATCTAAAGGTGTAATGGGATTCTCTCGTTTAGAAGACATTGACTGGAGAAGAGGAACAGCTGGTAATCAAAGAGAACTTTATTTTGCTGTTACAGGTAGAAATAAATCTGGATTAATGGGTAAAGGTACTTTCTTAGGACGTATTTATAAAGTTGTATTAAATGATACAGATCCAACAGGAGCTGCTAAAATCACTTGTGTTTTAGATGGTGATAAAGTTGGTGGAAAAGCTGAAGGATTCCATTCTCCAGATAATATTTTAGTAACTGAAAATTATGCTTACATTCAAGAAGATCCAAATGGATATTTAGATACTTCAGTAAACGGATTTGCTAAATTATACCAATACAACTTAAATACAGGAGAAATCAAAACTGTATTAGAATGTGATCAAAATAGAGCTGCTGATATGGGATATGGTTCTAGCACAAGAAACTGGGAAATTACAGGTATGATTGATGTGACTGACATTGTTAGCAATGGTAAAAATACATTTATCGTAATTACTCAAAATCACGGATGGGAGCCTGCAGATGGAACTTCATTTACAGATCCATTAGCGAATCCTGATTTAGGAAACAGAAAAGAAGGTTCAGTTTTACACGTTATCACTGGGTTAGAAAGATAA
- a CDS encoding Dps family protein — protein MTKTIIGLDKAKSEELVKELNILLANFQIHYQNLRGLHWNIKGKNFFELHVKFEELYTDAQLKIDLIAERILTLQGEPLHTFEDYLHNGNVTVGKSISNDEQAIQLIVSSLTTLLSVEREILELSDEANDEGTNSMMSDFIAEQEKTIWMFNAWLTK, from the coding sequence ATGACTAAAACAATAATAGGGTTAGATAAAGCAAAATCTGAAGAATTAGTAAAAGAACTAAATATATTATTAGCTAACTTTCAGATTCATTACCAAAACTTAAGAGGATTACATTGGAACATTAAAGGAAAAAACTTTTTTGAATTACACGTGAAGTTTGAAGAGTTATATACAGATGCCCAATTAAAAATAGATTTAATAGCAGAGCGAATTTTAACTTTACAAGGTGAACCTTTACATACTTTTGAAGATTATTTACATAATGGTAACGTTACAGTTGGTAAAAGTATAAGTAACGATGAACAAGCAATACAGTTAATAGTGAGTTCTTTAACTACGTTATTGAGTGTGGAAAGAGAAATTTTAGAATTATCAGATGAAGCTAACGATGAAGGAACAAATTCTATGATGAGTGATTTTATCGCAGAACAAGAAAAAACAATTTGGATGTTTAATGCTTGGTTAACCAAGTAG
- a CDS encoding LysR family transcriptional regulator — MTITQLKYTLSVAEHKNFTVAAEHCFVTQPTLSMQIQKLEEELDAKIFNRSKKPIELTPVGEKIVEQAKVIVDESNRIIDIVHQQKGYIGGEFKLGIIPTVMPTLLPMFLKNFTRTYPKVQLVIEELTTDEIIRKLTDGYIDAAIAATPLGNEAIKERVLYYEPFVGLIPNEHRLFSKSKLDVEDLELEDVLLLEDGHCFKNSVINLCKMNKKDDDKKFHLESGSFDTLIKLSKDGLGMTLLPYLNTLDLSEEDKKYLREFNTPPPAREVSLIYHKSQLKMQLIEALKSNIDGIIRGAIAFSDVDIISPIRK, encoded by the coding sequence ATGACTATAACACAGTTAAAATATACCTTATCTGTTGCAGAACATAAAAACTTTACTGTAGCTGCTGAGCATTGTTTTGTTACTCAGCCTACGCTTAGTATGCAAATTCAAAAACTAGAAGAAGAACTAGATGCTAAGATTTTTAACCGCTCTAAAAAACCAATTGAATTAACACCTGTTGGAGAAAAAATAGTAGAACAAGCTAAAGTTATTGTTGATGAAAGTAATCGAATTATAGATATTGTTCATCAGCAAAAAGGATATATCGGTGGTGAATTTAAGTTAGGAATAATTCCTACAGTTATGCCTACTTTATTACCTATGTTCTTAAAAAACTTTACTAGAACTTACCCGAAAGTTCAGTTGGTGATTGAAGAATTAACTACAGATGAAATTATTAGGAAGTTAACTGATGGATATATTGATGCTGCAATAGCTGCCACTCCATTAGGTAATGAAGCTATAAAAGAACGAGTTTTATATTACGAACCTTTTGTAGGGTTAATTCCTAATGAACATCGCTTATTTTCTAAATCTAAATTAGATGTGGAAGATTTAGAATTAGAAGATGTTTTATTGTTAGAAGACGGACATTGTTTTAAAAACAGTGTTATTAATCTATGTAAAATGAATAAGAAAGATGATGATAAAAAATTTCATTTAGAAAGTGGAAGTTTCGATACATTAATTAAGCTTTCTAAAGATGGTTTAGGTATGACACTTTTACCATATTTAAATACTTTAGATTTATCTGAAGAAGACAAAAAGTATTTAAGAGAGTTTAATACTCCACCACCTGCGAGAGAAGTTAGTTTAATTTATCATAAGTCGCAGTTAAAAATGCAATTAATTGAAGCTTTAAAAAGTAATATTGATGGTATTATTAGAGGTGCAATTGCTTTTAGTGATGTAGATATTATTAGTCCGATCAGAAAATAG
- a CDS encoding DUF4442 domain-containing protein: protein MSVYKKIAEVGTKFISKSKLFKHGFNLSPMYRRSTGRIIEVSNDLLHVRAKIRLSYKNRNYVNSIFGGSLFSAVDPIPMVQLINLIGDNYVVWDKSAEVYFKRPAKEDVYADFTFSTEELDQIKQRVLEEKEIEIIKTTLLTDKTNSKVFCEVHKTIYVADKNFYKEKRARKNKK from the coding sequence ATGTCTGTTTACAAAAAAATCGCTGAAGTAGGCACTAAGTTTATTTCTAAATCAAAGCTTTTTAAACATGGATTCAATCTCTCTCCAATGTACAGAAGAAGTACAGGAAGGATTATTGAAGTATCTAATGATTTATTACACGTTAGAGCTAAAATTCGTTTAAGCTACAAGAATAGAAATTATGTAAATTCTATTTTTGGTGGTAGTTTGTTTTCTGCTGTAGATCCGATTCCTATGGTACAATTAATTAATCTTATTGGAGATAATTATGTGGTTTGGGATAAGTCTGCTGAAGTTTATTTTAAACGACCTGCAAAAGAAGATGTATATGCTGATTTTACTTTCTCTACAGAAGAACTTGATCAAATTAAACAACGAGTTTTAGAAGAAAAGGAAATTGAAATTATAAAAACCACACTACTTACAGACAAAACAAACTCAAAAGTCTTTTGTGAAGTTCATAAGACAATTTATGTAGCTGATAAGAATTTTTATAAAGAAAAACGTGCTAGAAAAAACAAAAAATAA
- a CDS encoding cytochrome-c peroxidase, with product MKDILSRAKAYLCVCLLLLLIACGKEDKKYVAVADFSTDISVLYNDYLSNAITHLDKINLESTSSSERKEFYKTARKYFKLMEPILAYSDKNNYKSLNAPNIIQVKGEESQDTRVINPIGFQVIEENLYEDQIDTLVLNRAVNVTRDRLRLIQKNVALKLKDYHIIWMLRDQIVRIATTGITGFDSPVLSQSLLESNYTYNTIIEIVKMNEDKFKSKELKDKFIEEIIAAQKDLDHDFDTFDRFTFIKKHTDYQLKLLVDIQKDWNVTFPFEMALSNSMTTLFSDTAFNIDYFSDQLSDTTKLSEKIIFGRELFNDKSLSKDYSMACATCHVKDLAFTDGKKTFDKNQTRNTPTVAYSAYQQAFFMDARAGSLEGQVVGVVKNHNEFNMSMDSVVARVMNNETYKNKLSDLYKNKRVDYNIRHAIASYIRSLNSFDSKFDKNIRGEENTLTEEEQLGFNLFMGKAMCATCHFAPVFNGTVPPNYTDTELEFIGVPATKDTLNAKLSPDLGRYELFKTPERKHFFKTPTVRNAGITAPYMHNGVYTTLDEVMDFYNKGGGAGLGIENDYQTLPFDNLKLSKEEIAAIIAFMETLNDGKN from the coding sequence ATGAAAGACATATTAAGTCGAGCTAAGGCATACCTCTGTGTATGTCTTTTGCTTTTGTTAATCGCATGTGGTAAAGAAGATAAAAAATATGTAGCTGTAGCTGATTTTTCTACAGATATTTCTGTTTTATATAATGACTATTTATCTAATGCTATAACTCATTTAGATAAGATAAATTTAGAAAGTACATCTTCTTCAGAAAGAAAAGAGTTTTACAAAACTGCCAGAAAGTATTTTAAATTAATGGAGCCAATTTTGGCGTATTCAGATAAGAATAATTACAAATCGTTGAATGCACCAAATATTATTCAAGTTAAAGGAGAGGAATCTCAAGATACTAGAGTGATCAATCCAATAGGTTTTCAGGTAATTGAAGAAAATTTATACGAAGATCAAATTGATACACTTGTATTAAATAGAGCTGTTAATGTAACTAGAGATCGATTAAGATTAATCCAGAAAAATGTTGCGTTAAAACTAAAGGATTATCACATCATTTGGATGTTAAGAGATCAAATAGTAAGAATTGCAACTACTGGTATTACAGGATTCGATTCACCAGTGTTAAGTCAATCTTTATTAGAAAGTAACTATACTTATAATACAATAATTGAAATTGTAAAAATGAATGAAGACAAGTTTAAATCTAAAGAACTAAAAGATAAATTCATTGAAGAAATTATTGCAGCACAAAAAGATTTAGATCATGATTTTGATACTTTCGATCGTTTTACATTCATAAAAAAGCATACTGATTATCAGTTGAAATTATTAGTTGACATTCAAAAAGATTGGAATGTAACCTTTCCTTTTGAAATGGCATTATCAAACTCAATGACAACACTTTTTTCAGATACAGCTTTCAATATTGATTATTTTTCTGATCAACTAAGCGACACCACAAAGCTTTCTGAGAAAATAATTTTCGGTAGAGAATTATTTAACGATAAATCTTTATCTAAAGATTATTCAATGGCTTGTGCAACATGTCATGTAAAAGATTTAGCTTTTACTGATGGTAAGAAAACTTTTGATAAAAATCAAACTAGAAATACACCAACAGTTGCCTATTCGGCTTATCAGCAAGCTTTTTTTATGGATGCCAGAGCTGGAAGTTTAGAAGGACAAGTAGTAGGTGTTGTAAAGAATCATAACGAATTCAATATGTCTATGGATTCAGTGGTAGCTAGAGTTATGAATAATGAAACTTACAAGAATAAGTTATCAGATTTATATAAAAATAAAAGAGTCGATTATAATATTAGACACGCAATAGCGTCTTACATAAGAAGTTTAAATTCATTCGATTCTAAGTTTGATAAAAATATACGAGGAGAGGAAAATACCTTAACAGAAGAAGAACAATTAGGTTTTAATTTATTTATGGGAAAAGCAATGTGTGCAACTTGTCATTTTGCTCCAGTTTTTAATGGAACTGTTCCTCCAAATTATACAGATACAGAATTAGAGTTTATTGGAGTTCCGGCTACAAAAGATACTTTAAATGCAAAGTTGTCTCCAGATTTAGGACGATATGAATTGTTTAAAACACCAGAACGTAAACATTTCTTTAAAACTCCTACTGTTAGAAATGCAGGAATTACAGCTCCATACATGCATAACGGAGTGTATACAACTTTAGATGAAGTTATGGATTTTTATAATAAAGGTGGTGGAGCAGGATTAGGAATTGAGAATGATTATCAAACCTTGCCTTTTGATAATCTTAAACTTTCTAAAGAAGAAATAGCAGCAATAATTGCATTTATGGAAACATTAAACGATGGTAAAAATTAA
- a CDS encoding sodium:solute symporter, translating to MQTLDWIVLSITLLFIVLYGTWKTRGSKDVEQYIKGGNDTKWWTIGLSVMATQASAITFLSTPGQAFHSGMGFVQFYFGLPLAMVIICLVFIPIYHKLNVYTAYEYLESRFDLKTRTLAAILFLIQRGLAAGITIFAPAIILSAVLGWDLVFLNIIIGVLVIIYTVSGGTKAVSVTQKQQMAIIFSGMFIAFYLILQYLPDGITFGKALEIAGASNKMKVLDFSWDLNNRYTVWTGFLGGTFLMLSYFGTDQSQVQRYLSGKSVRESQLGLIFNGLLKVPMQFFILLVGVMVFVFYQFNTSPLNFNPKAKEAVISSQYADQYKILEDRHRAIEAEKKTLILSGITEKNTPKLQALNEEDLKIKEEAKVIIKESNDKVETNDKDYVFIHFILNNLPKGLIGLLLAVILSAAMSSTASELNALASTTAIDLYKRNVKEEKSDQHYVNMSKWFTLGWGILAILVACVANLFDNLIQLVNIIGSIFYGNVLGIFLLAFFFKFVRSNAVFIGAIITQLIIIIVWYLDWLPYLWLNALGCGLVIAIAIILQGITGDNFEQADLNVDEIGE from the coding sequence ATGCAAACTTTAGATTGGATTGTACTTTCAATAACATTATTGTTTATTGTTCTTTACGGAACATGGAAAACTAGAGGAAGTAAAGACGTAGAGCAATATATTAAAGGAGGAAATGACACAAAGTGGTGGACTATCGGTTTGTCTGTAATGGCAACTCAAGCTAGTGCCATCACTTTTTTATCTACACCAGGTCAAGCTTTTCATAGCGGTATGGGATTTGTTCAATTTTATTTCGGACTTCCATTGGCTATGGTTATTATATGTTTAGTATTTATTCCTATTTATCATAAACTAAATGTATACACAGCTTATGAATATTTAGAAAGTAGATTCGACCTTAAAACTAGAACTTTAGCTGCCATTTTATTTTTAATCCAAAGAGGATTAGCAGCAGGAATTACCATTTTTGCTCCTGCAATAATTCTTTCCGCAGTGTTAGGTTGGGATCTTGTTTTCTTAAACATAATTATAGGTGTTTTGGTAATTATTTACACAGTTAGTGGAGGAACTAAGGCTGTAAGTGTTACTCAAAAACAGCAAATGGCAATTATTTTCTCAGGAATGTTTATTGCTTTTTACTTAATACTTCAATATTTACCTGACGGAATTACTTTCGGAAAAGCTCTTGAAATTGCCGGAGCTAGCAATAAAATGAAGGTTTTAGATTTTTCTTGGGATTTGAATAATAGATATACAGTTTGGACTGGTTTTCTTGGAGGAACATTTTTAATGCTTTCTTATTTCGGAACAGATCAAAGTCAAGTTCAACGCTATTTATCAGGAAAATCTGTAAGAGAAAGTCAATTAGGCTTAATTTTTAATGGTTTATTAAAAGTGCCTATGCAGTTCTTTATTTTATTGGTAGGAGTTATGGTATTTGTATTTTATCAGTTTAATACTTCTCCTTTAAATTTTAATCCTAAAGCAAAAGAAGCAGTTATTAGTTCTCAATACGCTGATCAATATAAAATTTTAGAAGATCGACATAGAGCAATTGAAGCAGAGAAAAAAACGCTTATTTTAAGTGGTATTACTGAAAAAAATACGCCAAAACTGCAAGCTTTAAACGAAGAAGATTTAAAGATAAAAGAAGAGGCAAAAGTCATCATTAAAGAATCTAATGATAAAGTAGAAACAAATGATAAAGATTATGTTTTTATTCATTTTATATTAAACAATTTACCAAAAGGATTAATAGGTTTATTATTAGCAGTAATACTTTCTGCAGCAATGTCTTCTACAGCTTCAGAATTAAATGCTTTAGCTTCTACAACAGCAATAGATTTATATAAGAGAAATGTAAAAGAAGAAAAAAGTGATCAGCATTATGTAAATATGTCTAAATGGTTCACTTTAGGATGGGGAATTTTAGCCATTTTGGTTGCCTGCGTTGCAAATTTATTTGATAATTTAATTCAATTAGTAAACATTATTGGGTCTATATTCTACGGAAATGTATTAGGAATTTTCTTATTAGCATTCTTCTTTAAGTTTGTAAGATCTAATGCTGTGTTTATTGGAGCAATAATCACTCAGTTAATAATAATAATCGTTTGGTATTTAGACTGGTTGCCTTATTTATGGTTAAATGCTTTAGGTTGTGGTTTAGTCATTGCAATAGCTATAATATTGCAAGGAATCACAGGAGATAATTTTGAGCAAGCAGATTTAAATGTTGATGAAATAGGAGAGTAG
- a CDS encoding ABC-F family ATP-binding cassette domain-containing protein — protein sequence MLSVSNLSVQFGKRVLFDEVNTKFTQGNCYGIIGANGAGKSTFLKILSGKMDPTSGHVHLEPGKRMSVLSQDHYAFDEFPVLETVVMGNKDLYKIKKEIDALYADYTDENAEKIGELQVQFEEMNGWNADAEAAAMLSNLGIKEDLHYSLIKDLDGKQKVRVLLAQALFGNPDVLIMDEPTNDLDFETIAWLENFLANYDNTVIVVSHDRHFLDAVCTHISDIDFGKINHFSGNYTFWYESSQLAAKQRAQQNKKAEDKKKELEEFIRRFSANVAKSKQATSRKKMIEKLNVEDIKPSSRRYPAIIFERDREAGDQILNVEGLSKTDAEGELLFSNVDINLNRGDKVAVISKNSKATTAFYQIIAGNVEADAGKYNWGVTTTQSYLPADNSEFFQNGELNLVDWLRQYAQTEEEREEVFLRGFLGKMIFSGEEALKKSNVLSGGEKVRCMLSRMMMTRANILMLDEPTNHLDLESIQSLNNSLINFKGTVLFTTHDHEFAQTVANRIIEITPNGVIDKYATFDDYLDDPKVKELREKMYA from the coding sequence ATGTTATCAGTTTCTAACCTATCCGTTCAATTTGGAAAGCGTGTATTATTTGATGAAGTAAATACGAAGTTTACTCAAGGTAATTGTTATGGTATTATCGGTGCAAATGGTGCTGGTAAATCTACATTCTTAAAAATATTGTCAGGTAAAATGGATCCTACCTCTGGTCATGTACATTTAGAACCAGGAAAAAGGATGTCTGTTTTATCTCAAGATCATTACGCTTTTGATGAGTTTCCTGTTTTAGAAACAGTTGTAATGGGAAATAAAGATCTTTACAAAATTAAAAAAGAGATCGATGCTTTATATGCTGATTATACAGATGAGAATGCTGAAAAAATTGGAGAATTACAGGTTCAGTTTGAAGAAATGAATGGTTGGAATGCTGATGCTGAAGCAGCGGCAATGTTATCTAACCTAGGTATAAAAGAAGATTTACACTATTCTTTAATTAAAGATTTAGATGGTAAGCAAAAAGTACGTGTTTTATTAGCACAAGCGTTGTTTGGAAATCCAGATGTATTAATCATGGATGAGCCTACCAACGATTTAGATTTTGAAACTATTGCTTGGTTAGAGAATTTCTTAGCAAATTATGACAATACTGTAATTGTGGTTTCTCACGACCGTCACTTTTTAGATGCAGTTTGTACGCATATTTCCGATATTGATTTTGGTAAAATAAATCACTTTTCTGGAAATTATACTTTCTGGTATGAATCAAGTCAGTTAGCTGCTAAACAGAGAGCACAACAAAACAAGAAAGCTGAAGATAAAAAGAAAGAATTAGAGGAGTTTATTCGTCGTTTTTCTGCCAATGTAGCAAAATCTAAGCAAGCTACTTCTCGTAAAAAAATGATAGAAAAACTTAATGTTGAAGACATTAAACCATCAAGTAGAAGATATCCAGCTATTATTTTTGAAAGAGATAGAGAAGCAGGAGATCAAATTTTAAATGTTGAAGGTTTATCTAAAACCGATGCTGAAGGAGAGCTATTGTTCTCTAACGTTGATATTAATTTAAATAGAGGAGACAAGGTTGCAGTAATTTCTAAAAATTCAAAAGCAACTACTGCTTTCTATCAAATTATAGCAGGGAATGTTGAAGCTGACGCAGGAAAATATAATTGGGGTGTAACAACAACACAATCGTATTTACCAGCAGATAACTCTGAGTTTTTCCAAAATGGAGAATTAAACTTAGTAGATTGGTTACGTCAGTATGCACAAACAGAAGAAGAGCGTGAAGAAGTATTCTTAAGAGGTTTCTTAGGAAAAATGATTTTCTCTGGAGAAGAAGCATTAAAAAAGAGTAATGTTTTATCTGGAGGAGAAAAAGTACGTTGTATGTTATCTCGAATGATGATGACTAGAGCTAACATTTTAATGTTAGATGAACCAACAAATCACTTAGATTTAGAATCGATTCAATCTTTAAATAATTCTTTAATCAACTTTAAAGGAACAGTTTTATTCACAACTCACGATCACGAATTTGCTCAAACAGTAGCAAATAGAATTATTGAAATTACACCTAATGGCGTGATTGATAAGTATGCAACTTTTGATGATTATTTGGATGATCCTAAAGTGAAAGAACTAAGAGAAAAAATGTACGCATAA
- a CDS encoding DUF6503 family protein has protein sequence MKKLILLSVVSLLVISCKQEAKKEVETQPKQEVKKEDKFPKALGEVFEKHGGIDTWRKARTMSYKINNQDHTIDLPTRKTVVQAENFSLGYNGKDVWLSQKDSTAFKGNPEFYYNLYFYFYAMPFVLADDGITYSEVAPISFEGVNYPGYKISYGANVGTSPDDNYFIYFHPETKQMAWLGYTVTYFTKKPSEKFSLIRYNDWENVNGLVLPKSITWYQKDDNGVPTEPARDPIMFSSTSVTQAPLADNFFEKPTNN, from the coding sequence ATGAAAAAACTAATCTTACTTTCAGTAGTATCTCTACTAGTAATATCATGTAAACAAGAAGCCAAAAAAGAGGTTGAAACTCAACCTAAACAAGAGGTTAAAAAAGAAGATAAATTTCCTAAAGCACTAGGGGAAGTATTTGAAAAACATGGAGGAATTGATACCTGGCGTAAAGCTAGAACAATGTCTTACAAAATCAATAATCAAGATCATACAATCGATTTACCTACAAGAAAGACTGTTGTTCAAGCAGAAAATTTCTCATTAGGTTACAACGGAAAAGATGTCTGGTTAAGTCAAAAAGATTCTACAGCTTTTAAAGGAAATCCTGAGTTTTACTATAATTTATATTTCTATTTTTATGCAATGCCTTTTGTATTAGCAGATGATGGAATTACATATTCAGAAGTAGCACCAATAAGTTTTGAAGGTGTAAATTATCCAGGATATAAAATATCTTATGGAGCAAATGTAGGAACTTCTCCAGATGACAATTATTTTATTTATTTTCACCCAGAAACTAAACAAATGGCTTGGTTAGGATATACGGTAACATATTTTACAAAAAAGCCTTCAGAAAAGTTTAGTTTAATACGATATAATGATTGGGAAAATGTTAACGGTTTAGTTTTACCAAAATCTATAACTTGGTACCAGAAAGATGATAACGGTGTTCCTACTGAACCAGCAAGAGATCCTATTATGTTTTCTTCAACTTCAGTAACTCAAGCGCCTTTAGCAGATAACTTTTTCGAAAAACCAACTAACAATTAA